The segment CGAACAGGATTGACCCGCCCTTGGCAACAGTGTCGCGGATCAGTTTCAGCGCATCGTCCAGCATTGGAACGGTCTGTGTCAGATCCATGATGTGAATGCCGTTACGCGCGCCGTAAATGTACGGACCCATACGTGGGTTCCAGCGCTGCGTCTGGTGGCCAAAGTGTACGCCTGCTTCAAGCAGCTGACGCATGGAGAACTCAGGAAGAGCCATGTCGGTATACCTTTCCGGTTTAGCCTCATCGGGGGTATGATCACATTTGTGACCAACCGGCGGACTGGTTCAGGATTTCTCCCCGAAACGGCCCAACCCCGACTGCGGGTTTAAGTGCCGCGTCCTTAGGCCAGAACCGCCAGCGGTGCAAGGGGCAAATCTGTCATCGCGCATGCGCGCGTGAAATCAATGGACACCTCTGCACAGCTGGCACAAACTGGCAGGCAAAACAAACCTTCGGGAGACTTCACATGATCAACCGCACTGCAGTGCTATTCGCCGTTGCGCTGGCGACACCGGGTTTTGCCCAATCCGTCACCCTGACACCCGCCGATCCGCAACCCGCCGCGGGCGATCTGACACCCGGGCTCGCCGTATCTTACGCCTATCCTAGGGATGTGCGCCTGTTGGAAGACGCCGTTGATGCGCTGGAGGACAGCGAAAAGGGACCGCCGATCAGGGGGTTGTCCTATTCTGACAATGCCGAGGGGGACCTGACCCTGACCTCGGACAAAGCCACCAAGGTCGCCGCCGCCATCAGCGGATTTATCCGCTTTGATGCCGCCGGTACTTTCGAAGTCGAGATGATCAGCAACGACGGCTTGGTTGCGCGCATCGGCGGGCAGGACGTTGGCCTCTATGACGGGGTGCACGCCTGTGAACCTGCCGGTATTCAAGAGGTCATCGTGCCCGAAGCCGCGTGGTATCCGATCGAAATCACTTATTTCCAACGCAAAGGCAGCGCCTGTCTGGAAATGGACTGGAATGTAGATGGCCGCATGGGTCCCGTGCCGGATAGCGTTTTCGCGCATATCGATTAACCGGCACCCAGCCCTGCTGCATGCCCCTTGCGCACCGCTGTTTCACAGGCCAGCGCAAGGGCTTTGCGGTTTGCAAAATCGGCGACCGGCAAGGGCGGATGATAGATCACATCGACCCGCCCCTGTTTCGCCGGTGCCAGCGTTTCCACAAGATGCGCCCCGAATGACGTATCCCCCCACCAGCCGTAAAACCGCGGATCGCCCCCCGCGGGGGCGTGATAGATCACGCTGACCGGCTGCACGGCAATGTCGTTTTTGATGCTCGGCGATAGAAACGACTGGAACAATGTCGTCTTGAAAGGCAATACCTGTTGGCCGTCCGTGCTGGTGCCCTCAGGAAAGAACAGCAGTTTGTGCCCCGCATGCAATCTGTCCTCGAACAATCGTGTCTGCGCCTTCGCCTGCGCGGGGTTACGCACCACGAACACGGTTCCAGTGGATCGTGCCAACCAGCCAATCCCGGGCCATCCCGCCACTTCGGATTTCGAAACGAAATAAATCCGCTTGCTTGCGTTTAATACGAAGATATCCAGCCATGAGGTGTGGTTGGCGACAATCGCACCCTGCCCCGTCATCGGCCTGCCCGTCACCTGCAAGCGCAAGCCCAAAATGCGCAGGGCGTTGCGGCAAACAAACTGCGTGATATAGGGCGTCATCGGGCGGTGCAGCCCATAGATCGGCCGTTCGATCAGGCGCACCAGCAGCAGGATCAACAACCCGCCAAACACCAACACGGCCAGACAAACCGCCCGCAAGATCACTCTTATCCATCCACGCACCGTGATCGCCGGATGCACCGGTCGCGTGTCACTTTCCCAACGTGTCGTCATGTCGCAAGATGTCCGTAAATCCGCGCCTGCCGCTGGGACAGACGGGCGGTGTCCATGATCAGACAGACGTCCGTCGTATTAAATTCATGA is part of the Sulfitobacter geojensis genome and harbors:
- a CDS encoding lysophospholipid acyltransferase family protein, with product MTTRWESDTRPVHPAITVRGWIRVILRAVCLAVLVFGGLLILLLVRLIERPIYGLHRPMTPYITQFVCRNALRILGLRLQVTGRPMTGQGAIVANHTSWLDIFVLNASKRIYFVSKSEVAGWPGIGWLARSTGTVFVVRNPAQAKAQTRLFEDRLHAGHKLLFFPEGTSTDGQQVLPFKTTLFQSFLSPSIKNDIAVQPVSVIYHAPAGGDPRFYGWWGDTSFGAHLVETLAPAKQGRVDVIYHPPLPVADFANRKALALACETAVRKGHAAGLGAG